The following proteins are encoded in a genomic region of Candida albicans SC5314 chromosome 4, complete sequence:
- the MRV1 gene encoding Mrv1p (Ortholog of Candida albicans WO-1 : CAWG_03682), with amino-acid sequence MGTTRVGVSVVFRFFQFVANIGCFATSLHTDPLNAFILTVTVLNFIYNCYIWFGVPIMGMRAYHGILFSGEILFFLLYVGSSVYQLVYPYSYDWTANDSDNFSIDIRVVSCSLGFSCVGLYYITFIMYVCWGVIPASWHGFCKRFFERQPFRFGCIVFNDSNLDNESKNENVDCLEQTQNYPINNFEEKQSEIVNKDPLVF; translated from the coding sequence ATGGGTACCACTAGAGTTGGTGTTAGTGTTGTTTTcagattttttcaatttgttgcaAATATAGGATGCTTTGCTACCAGTTTACATACCGATCCTTTAAATGCTTTCATATTAACTGTTACAGTGttaaattttatttacAATTGCTATATTTGGTTTGGTGTACCAATAATGGGGATGAGAGCCTATCATGGAATCTTGTTTAGTGGAGAGATCTTGTTTTTCCTTTTGTACGTTGGAAGTTCTGTGTACCAACTTGTTTACCCTTATAGCTACGATTGGACTGCCAACGACTCTGATAATTTCAGTATTGACATTCGCGTGGTAAGTTGTTCCCTTGGTTTTAGCTGTGTTGGACTTTATTATATTACGTTCATAATGTATGTGTGTTGGGGGGTCATCCCTGCTTCTTGGCATGGATTTTGCAAAagattttttgaaagaCAACCATTCAGATTTGGATGCATAGTTTTTAATGATTCAAATCTTGACAATGAGtccaaaaatgaaaacgtCGATTGTTTGGAGCAAACTCAGAATTACCCAATTAACAACTTTGAGGAAAAACAAAGTGAAATTGTAAATAAAGATCCACttgttttttaa